A window from Phalacrocorax aristotelis chromosome 5, bGulAri2.1, whole genome shotgun sequence encodes these proteins:
- the KNSTRN gene encoding small kinetochore-associated protein, translated as MRGGGAAVGRRVGFKRRRRRRGGSAAGMEGEPSRIPVFTALYRTGPPAETQMSFPSKKQCVSKTADLEFNKDPNFNFSSNIPADGVFKATNQGLPKSAKKVDLPSKKTATRGPLNRYKLEAELRTKNQLLETAKQQLHSRLTGAQGTIKELKEENEGLVQEVEKLKKFQESCMVILESRNIDPVTGNNILEEEEKTQECQKQMTLLTEKLIEELRLFNQTAAKEKEMLQTAMAKWKSAEEERHQSLEKHSSFQAEIKECSTILDELELLLAM; from the exons ATGCGCGGGGGCGGTGCGGCCGTTGGGCGGCGCGTTGGATTCaaacggcggcggcggcggcggggcgggagcgcaGCCGGCATGGAGGGGGAGCCCTCCCGCATCCCCGTCTTCACCGCGCTCTACCGCACCGGCCCGCCCGCAG aaacacagatgtCTTTTCCTTCAAAGAAACAATGCGTCAGCAAAACAGCAGATCTAGAGTTCAACAAAGATCCCAATTTTAACTTTAGCTCAAACATTCCAGCAGATGGTGTCTTCAAAGCTACAAACCAAGg GTTGCCTAAATCTGCCAAGAAAGTGGACCTGCCTTCAAAGAAGACAGCTACAAGAGG ACCTCTCAACAGATACAAACTAGAAGCAGAGCTGAGGACCAAGAATCAGCTGTTAGAAACagccaagcagcagctgcactCCAGACTAACAGGAGCACAG GGAACTATAAAGGAGTTAAAGGAGGAGAATGAAGGCCTGGTACAAGAAGTCGAGAAGCTCAAGAAATTCCAGGAGAGTTGCATGGTGAttttagaaagcagaaacattGATCCTG TTACAGGCAACAACAttttggaggaggaagaaaagacacaGGAATGCCAGAAGCAGATGACG CTGTTAACTGAGAAACTCATAGAAGAATTGAGGCTATTTAATCaaacagctgcaaaagaaaaggagatgcTTCAG ACAGCGATGGCCAAGTGgaagtctgcagaagaggagagaCACCAGTCCCTGGAGAAGCATTCCTCCTTCCAAGCAGAAATTAAGGAATGCTCAACAATACTTGACGAGTTGGAGCTGCTCCTGGCTATGTGA